The Vicinamibacteria bacterium region ACCAGAGGTCAGCGGATCCTGCAGCCCAGGCCTCCGCCGACGAGCGGGTCACGACCCTCGCGATCCTTCCGCTGACCAATGCCACCGGCTCCGTCGAGCTCGAATGGATGCGAACCGGTATATCCGACATGCTGGTAACCGACGTGTCGCAATCCCGTTTCCTTCGTCCCATACCCGGCGAACGGGTCGCGAAGCTCCTTCGCGAGCTCGGCGTCGAGGATCGCGCCCGCTTCGACGAAGCCACGGTGGAATCGATTTCCAAGCTCGCTCCTGCGCAGCTCGTCCTGCACGGCCAGTTCGTCGAGTCCGAGGGAACCATTCGCCTGGATCTCGCACTCCGCCGCGCGGGCTCCGGAGTTTCCTTGCCCATCAAGGTCGAAGGACAGGCTTCACAGGTGTTCGCCCTCGTCGACCGGATCACGCAAGAGGTCAAGGCGCACATAGACCTCTCTCCCGAGCTTCTCGCGGGGGACGTCGACCGGCCCGTGGTCGAAGTAGCGACGGCCTCCATCGACGCCCTTCGACTCTATCAAGCGGGATTGGCCCAGCTCCGGCGGGGGGCAAACCTCGTCGCGGTCGAGCGTTTCCGTGAGGCTACGGTGGCGGATCCGGCCTTCGCCATGGCCCATGTGAAGCTCGCCGAGACCCATTGGAACGCCGGTGCGCTCGAGCCCGCCCGCTCCGCTGCCGAGAAAGCGGTGAAGCTCGCCGCAAGCTCCGCCCTCCCGCTCTATGAGCGCTATCAGATCCACGCCATCGCCGCGCAGGTAAAGGAAGACGCCGAGACGGCGGCTGTGAGCTACCGCGAGCTCGCCGACCTCTATCCGCGAGATCCCGACATCCTGTTGAGCCTCGCCGGCTCGCTCGAGAACCTGGGAAGCGTGCCCGAAGCCATGGAGGCCTATCGGCGCGTTCTCGAGCTCGAGCCGGGCTACGGGGCGGCGCTCTTGGGTCTGGGGCGCGCCCAGGTCGTGAGCGGTCAGATGCGGGAGGCGATCGCCTCGCTGACCGAGGTTCTCGAGTCGGGGCAATTCGACGAGGACGCCGAAGGACTCGGGATGATCCATTCCATCCTGGGGGTCGCCTATCGGGACACCGGCGACGTCGAGAAGGCACTCGAGAACCTTCATCTTTCACTGGAGTATCGTCGGCAGACGGGTAACAAGCGGGGACAGGCCGCGACCTTGACCAATCTGGCAGGTTTGTACCGTAATCGCGGCTACCACGACGAAGCGCTTGCGGCCGCGATCGATGCGGCGGCGATTGCTCGCGAGATGGGCGACCGGCCGTATGAATCGTTCGCCCTGAATACGCTCGGAACCACGTACATGGCCAAGGGTGATCTCGACAAGGCGCTCGAAGCGTTTCGCGAGTCGTTTCAAATCGAGATGGATCGAGGTGAGCACACCGAGCTCGCCATCCGAATGAACAACATTGCCGACGTCTACCGGATTCGCGGCCAGTACGCCGATGCGCTGGTCTATCTCGAGCAGGCGAAAACCCATCTGGCTCGCGCCGAAGACAAGCAAGAGAAGGGCCGCAATTTGACCGGTATCGGCCTGGTCAAGAAATCTCAGGGAAGATACGAAGAGGCCATCGTGAGCCTGCTCGATGCCCTGCCGCTGTTTCGTGAGATTGGCCGTTCCTCCTACGCCGCCGAGGTCCAAATGTATCTCGGGCAGATTTACTTGGACCAGGGTCGCTACGCCGATGCGTCTCAGGCTTTGGGCCAGAGCCAGAAGATCTTCGAAGAGCTCGCTCAGAATGTCGGGCTCGCCGAGGTGAAGCTCCATCTCGCGCGGCTGCTCGTCGCAGTGGGTCAACCTGACCTCGCCGCCACGGAGCTCGAGCAAGCCGAAGATCTGGCGGTCGATCGGGATCACGCCTTGGCGCCGCTGCTTCTTCTCGCCCGAGCCGAGCTTCAGCACGGTTTGGGCGCGTTCGATCAGGCTCGCGTTTCCGCCAAGTCCGCCGAGGAGGAAGCCGCGCGCCAAGGAAGCTTCGAGCTCGCGGCCGAGGCCCGCATCGAGCGCGCACGCATCGATATCAAGCGCAGGCGTTTGACCGAAGCGATGGACGTGCTCGTGGACGTCCGTCAAGAGGTCGCTGGTAGATTTCTGCGGCGTCAGGAAGGAGAAGCTCTCTCGGCGCTCGCGGAGGGTTATCTCGCTCGGGGAGACGCGCTCAGCGCCGGGACCACGGCTGTCGAGGCGATTGAAGCGGCCAAGGCTTTCACCGGGCGTCCGCTTCTCTTCAGGACCTACGCCATACTCGGTGTGGCTCGAGACAAAATGCAGCTCCCCGACGATGCCCTGGATGCCTACTCCCAGATGGCTTCGACCCTGAACGAGATTCGAGTCAACCTCGCTCCCGACCACGCTCGATCCTACTCGCAACAAATCGATGACCAAGAGCTCGTCGCCGAGGCGATTGCGCGCCTGAACGACTCAGGCCGGCAGGAAGTCGTCGCTCCCCTCGAAGCCTGGCTGGGCCGCTAGGCACAGAGGGAAGGCTGGCTGCCTCAAAAAAAAAGCGAGCAGCTCAGCTGCTCGCGAAAGAGCTCTCTCTAGATGAAATTAGTGGCTAGAATTTCCTGCCGTCTCCACCACTGCCTGCTTTTACATTCGTTCTTACTTTCATTGGCGCCTCACCTCCTTTACAAACGTGACGCAGAATGACTCAAAGCGTGTTTCGCACCGACGGTGCTTGCCTGCTCGTCGCGGGTACGCGCGCTCTCCAGCAGGATCGCCATGCCGTTCTCGGACATCGTCCGCTGGGCCGGGCGGAACTCGGGCTCGAACTTGAAGCGGCCTCGCTTGAGGAAGCACAAGCGGCGAAAGACTTCGATTCCGCTCTGCTCCATGAGCTCGGCATGGGTGACGTTGCCCTCTTCGAGATAGATGCGCCCCGGCCACTTGCCTCCGTCGAGCACGAGGATCCGGCCGGTCTTGCGGGCGGCGAAGAGGAACTCCAGGACTCCGGGAAACGTGTCCTCGGCGAGGTCGCCCTCGAGCGGGCTCGATGGTTCCGGCTCGGGCGGAACCCGGCGCTGGCTTCGAAGCGCCCGCATGGTGCTGATCAGGTCGTCGTCGCT contains the following coding sequences:
- a CDS encoding protein kinase; its protein translation is MNCPGCGGANPSDYVECVACGELLVDLFADAPSSQPTMALDPNDLAARTTAQLLRETVFAGRYQILELLGEGGMGRVYKARDLELGKNIALKTIRSEKGGDPTVVERFKQELLLARKITHKNVVRIHDLGQADGVKFFTMELVEGDTLKEYIRKRNKIPVKEAVAMAMQILSGLEEAHRQGVVHRDLKPQNIMVTPEGSPVIMDFGIARSAESHQLTVTGAVMGTPDYMSPEAVGGQTIDAQSDLFSFGVIFFEMLTGELPYEADTAMSRIVVRLTAKPRAPRDLDLEVPKHLESLVLKCMEIDKALRYVTASEILRDLEREQVDRSLVRRVSRHLSRRRGALLAAASLLVVLGAAAYLNQRSADPAAQASADERVTTLAILPLTNATGSVELEWMRTGISDMLVTDVSQSRFLRPIPGERVAKLLRELGVEDRARFDEATVESISKLAPAQLVLHGQFVESEGTIRLDLALRRAGSGVSLPIKVEGQASQVFALVDRITQEVKAHIDLSPELLAGDVDRPVVEVATASIDALRLYQAGLAQLRRGANLVAVERFREATVADPAFAMAHVKLAETHWNAGALEPARSAAEKAVKLAASSALPLYERYQIHAIAAQVKEDAETAAVSYRELADLYPRDPDILLSLAGSLENLGSVPEAMEAYRRVLELEPGYGAALLGLGRAQVVSGQMREAIASLTEVLESGQFDEDAEGLGMIHSILGVAYRDTGDVEKALENLHLSLEYRRQTGNKRGQAATLTNLAGLYRNRGYHDEALAAAIDAAAIAREMGDRPYESFALNTLGTTYMAKGDLDKALEAFRESFQIEMDRGEHTELAIRMNNIADVYRIRGQYADALVYLEQAKTHLARAEDKQEKGRNLTGIGLVKKSQGRYEEAIVSLLDALPLFREIGRSSYAAEVQMYLGQIYLDQGRYADASQALGQSQKIFEELAQNVGLAEVKLHLARLLVAVGQPDLAATELEQAEDLAVDRDHALAPLLLLARAELQHGLGAFDQARVSAKSAEEEAARQGSFELAAEARIERARIDIKRRRLTEAMDVLVDVRQEVAGRFLRRQEGEALSALAEGYLARGDALSAGTTAVEAIEAAKAFTGRPLLFRTYAILGVARDKMQLPDDALDAYSQMASTLNEIRVNLAPDHARSYSQQIDDQELVAEAIARLNDSGRQEVVAPLEAWLGR
- a CDS encoding DUF4388 domain-containing protein, producing MTTSTLLLVESPDRVSERYRQLARRAGYRVLTTHSGPMTRIVSQRSQPDLVLLTPLTGQPGSSQIARTLKEDPKTEHIPVMIVIAGDLMDPTRAPVYPTEACASDTASDDDLISTMRALRSQRRVPPEPEPSSPLEGDLAEDTFPGVLEFLFAARKTGRILVLDGGKWPGRIYLEEGNVTHAELMEQSGIEVFRRLCFLKRGRFKFEPEFRPAQRTMSENGMAILLESARTRDEQASTVGAKHALSHSASRL